One Hydrogenophaga crassostreae genomic region harbors:
- a CDS encoding acetyl-CoA hydrolase/transferase family protein: MTKNPPDIRPSRIAHAGLRQKIMSADAAAAFIENGDHVGMSGFTGAGYPKAIPLALAQHIHAHHDAGKPFRIGVWTGASTAPELDGALATVGGMDMRLPYQSDPTCRARINDGEMAYIDIHLSHVAQYVWFGFLGKLNVAVIEVAGVLEDGRLIPATSVGNNKTWLDQADKVILEVNYGHNLGLEGMHDIYYGTERPPHRKPIPMTHAGDRIGEPYLHCDPSKVIAIVETHLPDRDTRFAAPDEASKRIAEHLMAFLQEEVALGRLPPELLPLQSGVGNIANAVMESLNEGPFNNLQGYTEVLQDGMLAMLESGRMSMASATALSFSAPVMEAFLANIDFYRERIVLRPQEISNHPEVIRRLGIIAMNGMIEADLYGNVNSTHVMGTRIMNGIGGSGDFARNAYLSVFMTPSTAKGGSISCIVPMVSHVDHTEHDVQIVVTEQGLADLRGLSPRQRSRRIIERCAHPDFKPALLDYVERSEANARAGHAGMHTPHLLDEALSWHSQFEKTGSMLKAGEAPLS; encoded by the coding sequence ATGACCAAAAATCCACCCGATATCCGTCCATCCCGCATTGCCCACGCCGGCCTGCGCCAGAAAATCATGTCTGCCGATGCGGCCGCCGCCTTCATCGAAAACGGCGACCACGTCGGCATGAGCGGCTTCACCGGCGCCGGTTACCCCAAAGCCATTCCGCTGGCGCTGGCCCAACACATCCATGCCCACCACGACGCGGGAAAACCATTCCGCATCGGCGTCTGGACCGGCGCCTCGACCGCGCCCGAACTCGACGGCGCACTCGCCACGGTTGGCGGCATGGACATGCGCCTGCCCTACCAGTCCGACCCGACCTGCCGCGCCCGCATCAACGACGGCGAGATGGCCTACATCGACATCCACCTGTCACACGTGGCGCAGTACGTGTGGTTCGGCTTTCTGGGCAAGCTCAATGTGGCGGTGATCGAGGTCGCGGGCGTTCTGGAAGACGGCCGGCTGATTCCGGCCACCTCGGTGGGCAACAACAAAACCTGGCTGGATCAGGCCGACAAGGTGATCCTCGAGGTCAACTACGGCCACAACCTGGGCCTGGAAGGCATGCACGACATCTACTACGGCACCGAGCGCCCGCCGCACCGCAAACCGATTCCGATGACCCATGCGGGCGACCGCATCGGTGAACCCTACTTGCACTGCGACCCGTCCAAGGTCATCGCCATCGTCGAAACCCACCTGCCGGACCGGGACACGCGCTTTGCCGCGCCAGATGAAGCCTCCAAGCGCATCGCTGAACATCTGATGGCTTTCTTGCAAGAGGAAGTGGCGCTGGGGCGCTTGCCGCCCGAGCTTCTGCCGCTGCAATCGGGCGTGGGCAACATCGCCAATGCGGTGATGGAAAGCCTGAACGAAGGGCCGTTCAACAACCTGCAGGGCTACACCGAAGTCTTGCAAGACGGCATGCTGGCCATGCTGGAATCCGGCAGGATGTCCATGGCCTCTGCCACCGCGCTCTCGTTCTCTGCACCGGTGATGGAAGCGTTTCTCGCCAACATCGATTTTTACCGCGAGCGCATCGTGCTGAGACCGCAGGAAATCAGCAACCACCCCGAGGTGATCCGCCGTCTGGGCATCATTGCCATGAACGGCATGATCGAAGCCGATCTGTATGGCAACGTGAATTCCACCCACGTGATGGGGACCCGCATCATGAACGGCATCGGCGGCTCCGGCGATTTCGCGCGCAATGCCTACCTCTCGGTCTTCATGACACCGTCCACCGCCAAGGGCGGCAGCATCAGCTGCATCGTGCCCATGGTCAGCCACGTGGACCACACCGAACACGACGTGCAGATCGTGGTCACCGAACAAGGCCTGGCCGACCTGCGCGGCCTCTCACCGCGCCAGCGTTCGCGGCGCATCATTGAACGCTGCGCCCACCCCGACTTCAAACCCGCGCTGCTGGACTACGTGGAACGCAGCGAAGCCAACGCCCGTGCCGGCCACGCGGGCATGCACACGCCACACCTGCTGGACGAAGCGCTGTCATGGCACAGCCAATTCGAGAAAACCGGCAGCATGCTGAAGGCTGGAGAAGCACCGTTGAGCTGA
- a CDS encoding ABCB family ABC transporter ATP-binding protein/permease, which produces MRSSSASSHSASAQTAAERAREVAQRRSDWATLSRLFPYLWEYKWRVGAALTFMVGAKMANVGVPLLLKQLVDAMTIKPGSVEALLVVPIGLLVAYGGLRLCTSLFTELRELIFAKATEGATRSIALQVFGHLHNLSLRFHLERQTGGMTRDIDRGTRGVQSLISYSLYSIFPTLIEVTMVLVLLGTKFDMGYVWITLVALVFYVTFTVKVTEWRTQFRREMNELESASQTRAIDSLLNFETVKYFNNEVFETERYNTALEKLRVARIKSQTTLSMLNTGQQLVIATALILMLYRATQGVADGRMTLGDLVMVNAFMIQLYIPLGFLGVLYREIKQSLTDLDKMFVLLEKEREIADEPGAQELTLGGPPTVRFENVRFAYDPEREILHGVSFEIPAGKTVAVVGPSGSGKSTLARLLYRFYDVSNHDDTGPQGSGRISINGQDIREVTQASVRQSIGIVPQDTVLFNDTIEYNILYGRPEAGHEAAVAAAKAAHIHTFIERLPKGYATMVGERGLKLSGGEKQRVAIARTLLKNPPIVIFDEATSALDSANERAIQAELRTAARNKTSLVIAHRLSTVVDAHEILVLVNGEVVERGRHSDLVSRVGGVYAGMWALQQSSSD; this is translated from the coding sequence ATGCGATCGTCATCCGCCTCCTCACATTCAGCTTCTGCCCAGACCGCCGCCGAGCGCGCGCGCGAGGTCGCACAGCGCCGCTCTGACTGGGCCACGCTCTCGCGCCTGTTTCCCTACCTCTGGGAATACAAATGGCGCGTGGGCGCCGCGCTGACCTTCATGGTCGGCGCCAAGATGGCCAACGTGGGCGTGCCGCTGTTGCTCAAACAACTGGTGGACGCGATGACCATCAAGCCCGGGAGCGTCGAGGCGTTGCTGGTGGTGCCGATCGGCTTGTTGGTGGCTTATGGCGGCTTGCGCCTGTGCACTTCCTTGTTCACCGAGTTGCGCGAACTGATTTTTGCCAAGGCCACCGAAGGCGCCACGCGCAGCATCGCCCTGCAGGTGTTTGGCCACTTGCACAACCTGAGCCTGCGCTTCCACCTGGAGCGCCAGACTGGCGGCATGACGCGTGATATCGACCGGGGCACGCGCGGTGTGCAGTCGCTGATTTCCTATTCGCTCTACAGCATCTTTCCGACGCTGATCGAGGTGACCATGGTCCTGGTGCTGCTGGGCACCAAGTTCGACATGGGGTATGTGTGGATCACGCTGGTGGCGCTGGTGTTTTATGTGACCTTCACCGTCAAGGTGACCGAGTGGCGCACGCAGTTTCGCCGCGAGATGAACGAGCTGGAATCGGCCAGCCAGACGCGTGCCATCGATTCGCTGCTCAACTTCGAGACGGTCAAATACTTCAACAACGAAGTGTTCGAGACCGAGCGCTACAACACGGCGCTGGAAAAACTGCGGGTGGCGCGCATCAAGAGCCAGACCACGCTGTCCATGCTCAACACTGGCCAGCAACTGGTCATCGCCACGGCCTTGATCCTGATGCTCTACCGCGCCACGCAGGGCGTGGCCGACGGACGCATGACCCTGGGCGATCTGGTCATGGTCAACGCTTTCATGATCCAGCTCTACATCCCGCTGGGGTTTCTGGGTGTCTTGTACCGCGAGATCAAGCAGAGCCTGACCGACCTCGACAAGATGTTTGTCTTGCTGGAAAAGGAGCGCGAGATTGCCGATGAACCGGGCGCTCAAGAGCTGACTTTGGGCGGCCCGCCCACGGTGCGGTTTGAAAACGTGCGGTTTGCCTATGATCCGGAGCGGGAAATTCTGCACGGCGTGAGCTTTGAGATTCCCGCTGGCAAAACGGTGGCGGTTGTGGGCCCGTCGGGCTCCGGGAAATCGACGCTTGCCCGCTTGCTCTACCGTTTCTACGATGTGAGCAACCACGACGACACGGGCCCACAAGGCAGTGGCCGCATCTCCATCAACGGTCAGGACATCCGCGAGGTGACCCAGGCCAGCGTGCGCCAGTCGATCGGCATCGTGCCGCAAGACACGGTGTTGTTCAACGACACCATCGAATACAACATCCTCTACGGCCGCCCTGAAGCCGGCCACGAAGCGGCAGTGGCCGCCGCGAAAGCAGCCCACATCCACACCTTCATTGAACGCCTGCCCAAGGGCTATGCAACCATGGTGGGTGAACGGGGGCTGAAGCTGTCGGGCGGTGAGAAGCAGCGGGTGGCGATTGCGCGCACGCTGCTCAAGAACCCGCCCATCGTGATTTTTGACGAGGCCACTTCTGCGTTGGATTCGGCGAACGAGCGTGCCATTCAGGCGGAACTTCGGACGGCTGCACGCAACAAGACTTCACTGGTGATTGCGCACCGGCTATCTACCGTTGTGGATGCGCATGAGATCTTGGTGCTCGTGAACGGTGAGGTGGTGGAGCGGGGGCGGCACTCTGATTTGGTCTCGCGGGTGGGCGGGGTCTATGCGGGGATGTGGGCTTTGCAGCAGTCCTCTTCCGATTGA
- a CDS encoding acyl-CoA thioesterase has translation MSAESSPRPESALPLGRELVLKVIPMPADCNANGDIFGGWVMAQVDLAGSVLPARHVQGRMATVAVNQFIFKQPVRVGDILSFFAHVERIGNTSITVQVEVFAEQFRSQGAYVKVTEASLTYVAIDDQGKPRKIPRGTVQAPT, from the coding sequence ATGTCCGCCGAATCCAGCCCCCGCCCCGAAAGTGCCCTCCCTCTAGGCCGAGAGCTCGTGCTCAAGGTCATTCCCATGCCAGCCGACTGCAACGCCAATGGCGACATTTTTGGCGGCTGGGTCATGGCCCAGGTTGACCTGGCCGGCTCTGTCTTGCCCGCACGCCATGTACAAGGCCGCATGGCGACCGTGGCGGTGAACCAGTTCATCTTCAAGCAGCCAGTGCGCGTGGGCGACATCCTGAGCTTTTTCGCCCATGTAGAGCGCATCGGCAACACATCGATCACAGTGCAGGTGGAGGTTTTCGCCGAACAGTTCCGCAGCCAGGGCGCCTACGTGAAGGTGACAGAGGCAAGCCTGACCTACGTGGCCATTGACGATCAGGGCAAACCGCGGAAGATTCCGCGCGGCACGGTTCAGGCGCCGACCTGA
- a CDS encoding DUF1566 domain-containing protein — translation MRSAKPTPLHWRATGALFLLCLLSACGGGQGSESAGSLPATDITLDRLAQGGSAPGAASAGDEAQLAKGAQMSQASLDAAEARARTAELPSTDPVDTEVQLNPGVIAPKSAYASGQVARKAAAVRIPAYRFYNTSTAAHFYTTSETERANVAANLSPPFSFDGPAFSVASDFSAGLSPVHRFYNTQSGVHFYTISETERANLVANLPQFSYEGVAYHASQVAGAGFTPLYRFYVPNKGFHFYTASVSERDSIITNLAATYSYEGIGYYVLTSGWAPPEPFVAKVPHSGVTADQCYKAGSDTRVACSSKDATDLNPQQDGHRVAINALSYSTVNSEPLTSCVKDDVTGLIWEGKTDDGGLRDKDNTYTNLGGGAASDASGYLAAVNASSLCGFSDWRLPTVRELQGIVDYGVNGPAIRSAWFPNTASKFHWTSELVSTNSAEAWLGDLGSGNAAKTQRSASGYAVRLVRGVAPSGIRFTYSSATYPGDAANNVVNDAWTGLAWRRCQEGFSWDGGACTGGISTFSQEGALVRARSRDGWRLPHIKELASLIDRSISSGAHIDATAFPGAEARYQWSSSPFATVGSENIGWGVSLSDAYVAFYFRASGYAVRLVRDSP, via the coding sequence ATGCGCTCAGCGAAGCCAACCCCTTTACATTGGCGTGCAACGGGTGCGCTGTTCTTGCTGTGTCTGTTGTCTGCCTGTGGCGGCGGGCAGGGATCTGAGAGCGCTGGCAGCCTGCCGGCCACAGACATCACACTCGACCGTCTGGCCCAGGGCGGCAGTGCTCCCGGTGCGGCCAGCGCTGGCGACGAGGCCCAGCTCGCAAAAGGCGCCCAGATGAGCCAGGCATCGCTGGATGCGGCCGAAGCGCGGGCCCGGACAGCAGAGCTGCCATCCACAGACCCGGTTGATACCGAGGTGCAACTCAACCCAGGCGTCATCGCGCCCAAGAGCGCCTACGCCAGCGGCCAGGTGGCGCGCAAAGCCGCTGCGGTGCGCATTCCCGCCTACCGTTTCTACAACACCAGCACCGCTGCGCATTTCTACACCACCAGTGAAACCGAGCGCGCCAACGTTGCGGCCAATCTCTCGCCCCCATTCAGCTTCGACGGCCCAGCCTTTTCGGTGGCCAGCGATTTTTCGGCCGGGCTTTCTCCCGTGCACCGTTTCTACAACACGCAGTCGGGGGTGCACTTCTACACCATCAGCGAGACCGAGCGGGCCAACCTGGTGGCCAATTTGCCGCAGTTCAGCTACGAAGGCGTGGCCTACCACGCCAGCCAGGTGGCCGGGGCCGGGTTCACGCCGTTGTACCGGTTTTACGTTCCCAACAAAGGCTTTCATTTCTACACCGCGAGCGTCAGCGAGCGCGACAGCATCATCACCAACCTCGCCGCAACCTACAGCTATGAAGGCATCGGGTATTACGTGTTGACCAGCGGATGGGCGCCGCCGGAACCCTTTGTGGCAAAGGTGCCCCACTCAGGTGTGACGGCCGACCAATGCTACAAAGCTGGCAGCGACACCCGGGTGGCCTGCAGCAGCAAAGACGCGACGGATCTGAACCCCCAGCAAGACGGGCACCGCGTGGCAATCAACGCCTTGAGCTACAGCACCGTGAACAGCGAGCCGTTGACCAGCTGTGTCAAGGACGATGTGACCGGTCTGATCTGGGAGGGCAAAACCGACGACGGTGGCCTGCGCGACAAGGACAACACCTACACCAATCTCGGCGGCGGTGCCGCCAGCGACGCCAGCGGCTACCTGGCGGCGGTGAACGCGTCCAGCCTGTGTGGCTTCTCCGACTGGCGCCTGCCCACCGTTCGGGAATTGCAAGGCATCGTGGACTACGGCGTGAATGGCCCGGCGATTCGGAGCGCCTGGTTTCCGAACACGGCGAGCAAGTTCCATTGGACCAGCGAACTGGTGAGCACCAACAGTGCCGAAGCTTGGCTCGGCGACCTTGGCTCAGGGAACGCCGCGAAAACCCAGCGTTCAGCCTCGGGGTATGCGGTGCGACTGGTGCGGGGCGTTGCACCCAGCGGCATCCGGTTCACCTACAGCTCGGCGACCTACCCAGGGGATGCGGCCAACAACGTGGTCAACGACGCATGGACCGGGCTTGCGTGGCGGCGATGCCAGGAAGGGTTCAGTTGGGATGGGGGGGCTTGCACCGGAGGCATCAGCACCTTCAGCCAGGAGGGCGCGCTGGTTCGGGCCCGAAGCCGAGACGGCTGGCGCCTGCCCCACATCAAGGAACTCGCCAGCCTGATTGACCGCAGCATCAGCAGCGGTGCGCACATCGATGCGACGGCTTTTCCTGGTGCGGAGGCCCGTTATCAGTGGTCGTCTTCGCCTTTTGCCACCGTGGGATCTGAAAACATTGGTTGGGGTGTCAGCTTGAGTGACGCTTACGTGGCTTTCTACTTCCGCGCCTCCGGTTATGCGGTTCGCCTGGTCCGCGATAGCCCATGA
- a CDS encoding branched-chain amino acid ABC transporter permease, producing the protein MQLLQLLISGIAQGCIYGLIALGFVLIYKATETVSFAQGDLMMVGAFGGMLAMTLMGFPFWLAVPAAIIGMGLFGVVVERLVIRPILGQPAFSIVMLTIGVGYVLRGLITMIPNIGTDTHTLDVPYAGQVLSMGGLVVSAEQIVVILATAILCGGLFALFKYTKLGIAMQAASQNQLAAYYMGIPVQRINGLVWGLAAAVAAIAGLLLAPITFVHANMGFIGLKAFPAAVVGGFGSLPGAIVGGLVIGIVEAVAGFYLPEGFKDIAPYIVVLLMLVLKPNGLFGEKLRKKV; encoded by the coding sequence GTGCAATTGCTGCAGTTGCTCATCAGTGGCATCGCCCAAGGCTGTATTTACGGCCTGATTGCCCTGGGGTTTGTGCTGATCTACAAAGCCACGGAAACGGTGAGCTTTGCCCAGGGTGACCTGATGATGGTCGGCGCCTTTGGCGGCATGTTGGCCATGACGCTCATGGGCTTCCCTTTCTGGCTGGCGGTGCCTGCCGCCATCATCGGCATGGGGCTTTTTGGTGTGGTGGTTGAGCGGCTGGTGATCCGACCCATCCTCGGGCAACCCGCCTTCTCCATCGTGATGCTGACCATTGGCGTGGGCTACGTATTGCGTGGACTGATCACGATGATCCCCAACATCGGCACCGATACCCACACACTCGATGTGCCCTACGCGGGGCAGGTCTTGAGCATGGGAGGACTGGTGGTCTCGGCCGAACAGATCGTGGTCATTCTGGCCACCGCCATTCTGTGCGGCGGCCTGTTTGCATTGTTCAAATACACCAAGCTCGGCATTGCCATGCAGGCCGCTTCTCAAAACCAGCTAGCCGCGTACTACATGGGCATTCCCGTGCAGCGCATCAACGGCCTGGTGTGGGGTCTGGCCGCAGCGGTTGCAGCCATCGCCGGCCTGCTGCTCGCACCCATCACCTTTGTGCACGCGAACATGGGCTTCATTGGTCTCAAGGCCTTTCCCGCCGCCGTGGTCGGTGGCTTTGGCAGCCTGCCAGGCGCCATCGTCGGCGGCCTGGTGATCGGCATCGTCGAAGCGGTGGCGGGTTTTTACCTGCCCGAGGGTTTTAAAGACATCGCGCCCTACATCGTTGTGTTGCTCATGCTTGTCTTGAAGCCCAACGGTCTTTTCGGTGAAAAGCTGAGGAAGAAGGTATGA
- a CDS encoding branched-chain amino acid ABC transporter permease, translated as MRFIFKTDYNQDVKLAKHGGHVFWYSLLGLGLLIAPWTIEEYWLAQLTFVLIYSIVGLGLMLLAGFTGLFSLGHAAFLGVGAYTEAIMVNAGVPFPISLACAGLLSAAVGMVVGLPALRVKGIYLGMATLAFGFIVEEAMARWESMTGGNAGLSVNFPAIGDWQLDTTNEFYFLCLVITVISTLAIVNLLRSSTGRAFVAIRDSEISAQSMGIHLARYKTLSFALSAALAGVGGALYAHKIMFLSPEQFSIVQSIDLLLLVVIGGLGSVHGAFLGAIFLIVMPQLIAMGKDLLPDAIGQAAGLQGTVYGMVLIAFVLFEPMGLYGRWLKVRTYFQLFPFYRKGMFKRQKSFQKSDRLK; from the coding sequence GTGCGCTTCATTTTCAAAACCGACTACAACCAGGACGTCAAGCTCGCCAAGCATGGGGGGCATGTCTTCTGGTACAGCTTGCTGGGCCTGGGATTGCTGATTGCCCCATGGACCATTGAAGAATACTGGCTGGCGCAACTCACTTTCGTATTGATCTATTCCATCGTGGGACTGGGCCTGATGCTGCTGGCGGGTTTCACCGGCCTCTTTTCCCTTGGCCATGCTGCCTTCCTGGGCGTGGGCGCCTACACCGAAGCCATCATGGTGAACGCAGGCGTACCCTTCCCGATTTCCCTCGCCTGCGCAGGCTTGCTTTCGGCCGCAGTGGGCATGGTGGTGGGCTTGCCTGCGCTGCGGGTGAAGGGCATTTACCTCGGTATGGCCACGCTGGCTTTTGGCTTCATCGTCGAAGAGGCCATGGCACGGTGGGAGAGCATGACGGGCGGCAACGCAGGCCTGTCGGTGAATTTTCCGGCCATTGGCGACTGGCAGCTGGACACCACAAACGAGTTCTACTTTCTCTGCCTGGTGATTACCGTGATTTCCACGCTGGCCATCGTCAATCTGCTGAGATCAAGCACCGGACGGGCCTTCGTGGCCATTCGGGACTCCGAGATTTCTGCTCAGAGCATGGGCATCCACCTGGCCCGCTACAAAACGCTGAGCTTCGCACTCTCAGCCGCCTTGGCCGGCGTGGGCGGCGCGCTGTACGCGCACAAGATCATGTTTCTCTCACCCGAGCAATTCAGCATCGTGCAGTCGATCGACCTGCTGCTGCTCGTGGTCATCGGGGGCCTGGGCTCGGTTCACGGTGCGTTCCTCGGCGCCATCTTCCTGATCGTGATGCCGCAACTCATCGCCATGGGCAAAGACCTTTTGCCCGACGCCATTGGTCAGGCGGCTGGTTTGCAGGGCACGGTCTACGGCATGGTGCTGATCGCATTTGTCCTGTTTGAACCCATGGGCCTGTACGGTCGCTGGCTCAAGGTGCGCACCTATTTCCAGCTGTTCCCGTTCTACCGCAAGGGCATGTTCAAGCGGCAGAAGTCTTTCCAGAAATCGGATCGATTGAAATGA
- a CDS encoding ABC transporter ATP-binding protein has product MSDDLLLSAKNLSVRFGGVLAVNNVSFDVKRGEVFTLIGPNGAGKTTVFNLISRIYTPTAGTIDFADPRGGMLRLTDQQPHQIASLGIARTFQNIELFEHATVLQNLLIGRHTHRKTGLLSELFFTGKTRAAEIEAREKAEEIIEFLDLQHHRESLVAGLPYGIRKVVELARALCTEPKLLLLDEPSSGLNVEETDDMAFWIADIKNELGITVLMVEHDMSLVSKVSDRVLAMSMGEELASGTPADVQNHPGVIEAYLGSEDDVSALRRENHQKEAA; this is encoded by the coding sequence ATGAGTGACGACCTGCTTCTTTCAGCCAAAAACCTCAGCGTGCGCTTCGGCGGCGTGCTGGCGGTGAACAACGTGAGCTTTGATGTGAAGCGCGGTGAGGTGTTCACCTTGATCGGACCCAACGGCGCGGGCAAGACCACAGTGTTCAACCTGATCAGCCGCATCTACACACCCACTGCAGGCACCATCGATTTTGCCGACCCCAGGGGCGGCATGCTGCGGCTGACCGATCAGCAACCGCACCAGATCGCCAGTCTGGGCATCGCGCGCACGTTTCAGAACATCGAGCTGTTCGAACACGCCACGGTGCTGCAAAACCTGCTGATCGGGCGCCACACCCATCGGAAAACCGGCTTGTTGAGCGAACTTTTCTTCACCGGAAAGACCCGCGCCGCCGAAATCGAGGCACGGGAAAAGGCCGAAGAAATCATTGAATTTCTTGACCTGCAACATCACCGCGAGTCACTGGTCGCCGGCCTGCCGTATGGCATTCGCAAAGTGGTCGAACTGGCCCGGGCGCTGTGCACGGAGCCCAAACTGCTGTTGCTCGACGAGCCTTCATCGGGTCTGAACGTTGAAGAGACCGACGACATGGCCTTCTGGATCGCCGACATCAAAAACGAACTGGGCATCACCGTGTTGATGGTCGAGCACGACATGAGCCTGGTGTCCAAGGTGTCTGACCGTGTGTTGGCGATGAGCATGGGCGAAGAACTGGCCAGCGGCACACCGGCCGACGTGCAAAACCACCCCGGTGTGATCGAGGCCTACCTCGGCTCGGAAGACGACGTGTCGGCGCTGCGCCGCGAGAACCACCAAAAGGAGGCAGCATGA
- a CDS encoding ABC transporter ATP-binding protein, whose protein sequence is MTDNAVLKLLNVESAYGPIKAIRGVSLQVRRGEIATVLGSNGAGKTTILKTISGIIDPRKGSIEFKGQSITALDPALIVQQGLMHVPEGREVFPLLSVRDNLQMGAYTRKDRDGVARDMEAVFNYFPILRERAAQDAGLLSGGQQQMLAISRALMANPDLILLDEPSLGLSPKLTKEIFEIVVRINRERGTTILLVEQNANMALNASDYGYVLENGRIVMEDTCAKLREKDDIKEFYLGMKEEGVRADRRWKKKKNWR, encoded by the coding sequence ATGACAGACAACGCCGTGCTCAAGCTGCTCAACGTTGAGAGCGCCTATGGGCCCATCAAGGCCATTCGCGGGGTGAGCCTGCAGGTGCGCCGGGGTGAAATAGCCACCGTGCTGGGCTCCAACGGCGCGGGCAAAACCACCATTTTGAAAACCATCAGCGGCATCATCGATCCGCGCAAGGGCTCCATCGAATTCAAGGGCCAGAGCATCACGGCGCTCGACCCGGCCTTGATCGTGCAGCAAGGTTTGATGCATGTGCCTGAGGGGCGCGAAGTGTTTCCGCTGCTCTCGGTGCGGGACAACCTGCAAATGGGCGCCTACACCCGCAAAGACCGCGACGGTGTAGCGCGCGACATGGAGGCGGTATTCAACTACTTCCCCATCCTTCGTGAACGGGCTGCGCAAGATGCCGGCCTGCTCTCGGGCGGACAACAACAGATGCTCGCGATTTCGCGCGCCTTGATGGCCAACCCCGACCTGATACTGCTTGACGAGCCCAGCCTGGGTCTGAGCCCCAAGCTCACCAAAGAGATCTTCGAGATTGTCGTGCGCATCAACCGCGAACGCGGCACCACCATCTTGCTGGTGGAGCAAAACGCCAACATGGCGCTCAACGCGTCGGACTACGGCTATGTATTGGAGAACGGCCGCATCGTGATGGAAGACACCTGCGCCAAGCTGCGGGAAAAAGACGACATCAAAGAGTTCTACCTCGGCATGAAAGAAGAAGGCGTTCGCGCCGATCGCCGCTGGAAGAAAAAGAAGAACTGGAGGTAG